Genomic window (Pirellulales bacterium):
TGGATTACCGCGTGGCCATCGATGCCCACGATGGCGGCAATGGCCTGATGGCGCAATCCTGGCTGGCCGCGAGCGGGCAGGAAGGGATTCCCGCCGCCTTCGTCGTCAACGGTGATGGCCACATCGCTTGGATCGGACATCCCGGCGACATCGAGGAGCCGCTGGCGCAGATCATCGCCGGCAAATGGGACCTCGTTGCCAAAGCGACCGAATACAAGAAAGCCGTGGCCCACGCCCGAGCGATCGCGCAGTTGCAGGCCCAATTAGGCTCGCTGCTCAAGACAAAGAAAACCACGGAAGCGTTGAACCTGCTTGACGACGCCTCCAAAAAGATGGAACTCAACGACGAGCTGACGCTCACACAACTGGCGCTCGTCGCGGGGCCCGAAAACAATTCAGCGCGGGCGCTGGCGATCGCCAAGCCTTTGTACGAGAAGGCCGCCAAGGAGGACGATGCCGCGACCCTGCTGATGACCGCCACCGCGCTGGTCGATCCACAGACCATGCTCGCGTTTCCCGCCGGGGCAGGGAAGCCCCAGACCGCGGGAAAGATCGACCCCAAACTTGCCGAATTGGCCGTGAAGGCCGCCGAGGCGGGCGAGCGATTGGCCCACTCAGGGAATCCAATCGAAGATGCTCAGGCCGCGATGCTATTGGCCAAGGCCTATCGGGCCGCGGGTGAGAACGATAAGGCGAGCAACAAGCTCGACGACGCCGCGAAATCAGTCGGAGAACTGATCCAATCCGCCGACGGCACGCTCGGCGAAATCCGCGAGTTGAAGAATTCGCTCGGCACCGCACCCGGAAATGGCGCGTCATCCGAGAAGGTGACGGAGAAGCCAAAGAGCGCGGAAAAATAACCC
Coding sequences:
- a CDS encoding redoxin family protein, whose protein sequence is MLRTILLPAVIALFLTAEAGVPEKSIAADSNPGQSELSLGDLAPKLATQEFVKGQPVKEFARGKFYVVEFWATWCAPCSESIPHLTKLQKEDKDVTFIGVSIDDDTAVVKPFVDKMGDKMDYRVAIDAHDGGNGLMAQSWLAASGQEGIPAAFVVNGDGHIAWIGHPGDIEEPLAQIIAGKWDLVAKATEYKKAVAHARAIAQLQAQLGSLLKTKKTTEALNLLDDASKKMELNDELTLTQLALVAGPENNSARALAIAKPLYEKAAKEDDAATLLMTATALVDPQTMLAFPAGAGKPQTAGKIDPKLAELAVKAAEAGERLAHSGNPIEDAQAAMLLAKAYRAAGENDKASNKLDDAAKSVGELIQSADGTLGEIRELKNSLGTAPGNGASSEKVTEKPKSAEK